The following coding sequences are from one Humulus lupulus chromosome X, drHumLupu1.1, whole genome shotgun sequence window:
- the LOC133805496 gene encoding uncharacterized protein LOC133805496 → MAKLRDRRGGNAIYVNDKDVLAMSSILDTNRATNLYVVVSIPNWVEIDYSQALCRVGMRPDYMCVSEEDYGIQEEFENGEEQTKKNDSVRVEKFTANVENFLEILVEEEGKKEVNEGEDEDELIDSDCEPSDDEIVVDKGKSPNVENEENRQGHYEFNPKCDMDDPMFKIGMLFPSAVTFRQAIKEYGIKSNRGIKFIKNDRDKIRARCKEGCSWMVFASMIDKEGTFKVKTLNNTHTCGRVFKNKNVTAKWLAEKFEKKWKTDPYWSRASFAQEVRDTTAGDVSLSKYYRARKLALKKIYGSLKEQYSLLWDYCEELKTSNPGTTVFMQCNSEKGYPEFERLYVCLSACKLGFLAGCRPLVGLDGCHIKGHHQGQLLAAVGIDGNNSFFPVAYAVVESENKDSWNWFLGFLKDDLNIQDNSRIFWMSDKQKGLIEVIKICFEGSAHRFCVRHLYNNFKKEFKGLVLKQVVWRAARATTIHRFEVEMEKLKGLNVDAYKWLDAKDPKTWTRSHFQPNPICDMLLNNMCESFNSAILEARDKPILTLLETIRRYIMVRLVMKKESISKWNHDIAPRIFKILENNKSHALQCIPEYCGDGKFEVRCYFGDRYCVDLNTKTCSCRRWQLTGIPCSHGISCMEDRDINPELLVHECYNKTTYLKIYGYVVNPLNGPEAWRKTSLDPPRAPPFRTLPGRPKKLRTMESGEVEVPGGRTVKMRRVQEVKTCSICGKQNHNKKGCPKREQQPPIESKSITTIKKKKENKKDKMRRDIGIKVLDKHTGTSKEKGEGNEKEKNKENVI, encoded by the exons ATGGCAAAGCTTCGTGACAGAAGAGGGGGAAATGCAATATACG TCAATGATAAGGATGTTTTGGCCATGTCAAGCATATTAGACACTAATAGGGCGACTAACCTATATGTGGTAGTGTCAATTCCAAATTGGGTTGAAATTGATTACAGTCAAGCATTGTGTAGAGTTGGAATGAGACCTGATTATATGTGTGTAAGTGAGGAAGATTATGGCATTCAGGAAGAGTTTGAAAATGGAGAAGAACAAACTAAGAAAAATGATTCAGTTAGAGTAGAAAAGTTCACTGCCAATGTTGAGAATTTTCTTGAGATTCTAGTTGAGGAAGAGGGCAAGAAAGAAGTTAATGAAGGtgaagatgaagatgaattaATAGATTCAGATTGTGAGCCTAGTGATGATGAGATAGTTGTTGACAAGGGAAAAAGTCCAAATGTTG AAAATGAAGAAAACCGACAAGGACATTATGAGTTTAATCCCAAGTGTGACATGGATGATCCAATGTTCAAGATTGGTATGTTGTTCCCATCTGCTGTTACTTTTAGACAAGCAATAAAAGAATATGGTATAAAATCAAATAGAGGGATTAAGTTCATAAAAAATGACAGAGACAAAATTAGAGCACGTTGTAAGGAAGGTTGTAGTTGGATGGTTTTTGCATCCATGATTGATAAGGAAGGAACTTTCAAGGTAAAGACATTGAATAATACACACACATGCGGTAGGGTATTCAAGAATAAGAATGTTACTGCAAAGTGGCTAGCTGAAAAATTTGAGAAGAAATGGAAGACTGACCCATATTGGTCTAGGGCTAGTTTTGCACAAGAAGTTAGAGATACAACTGCTGGAGATGTTTCACTTTCCAAATATTATAGAGCTAGGAAATTGGCTTTGAAGAAGATATATGGATCACTGAAGGAGCAATATTCTTTATTGTGGGACTATTGTGAAGAATTGAAAACTAGCAATCCTGGAACTACTGTTTTTATGCAATGTAACTCTGAGAAAGGGTATCCTGAGTTTGAAAGACTGTATGTGTGTCTTTCTGCTTGCAAGCTAGGATTCTTGGCTGGGTGTAGACCATTAGTCGGTCTTGATGGTTGCCACATTAAAGGGCACCATCAAGGTCAATTACTAGCTGCTGTTGGTATTGATGGAAATAACTCTTTCTTCCCAGTTGCATATGCAGTTGTAGAATCTGAAAACAAGGACTCTTGGAATTGGTTTTTAGGTTTTTTAAAGGATGACTTGAACATTCAAGACAATTCAAGGATATTTTGGATGTCTGATAAACAAAAAGGACTAATTGAAGTGATTAAAATATGTTTTGAGGGCTCCGCTCATAGATTTTGTGTGAGACATCTatataataatttcaaaaaagaGTTTAAAGGGTTGGTTCTTAAGCAAGTTGTGTGGAGGGCAGCAAGAGCTACAACTATTCATAG GTTTGAGGTTGAAATGGAGAAGTTGAAGGGTCTAAATGTTGATGCATATAAGTGGTTGGATGCTAAAGATCCAAAAACATGGACCAGATCACATTTTCAACCTAATCCAATTTGTGACATGTTACTTAACAACATGTGTGAGTCTTTCAATTCAGCAATACTGGAGGCTAGAGATAAGCCAATTCTTACTCTACTAGAAACTATTAGAAGGTATATAATGGTGAGATTAGTTATGAAGAAGGAAAGTATTTCTAAATGGAATCATGACATTGCACCAAGAATTTTCAAGATACTAGAGAATAACAAGTCTCATGCCTTGCAATGTATACCTGAGTATTGCGGTGATGGAAAATTTGAGGTGAGATGTTATTTTGGTGATAGATATTGCGTTGATTTAAATACTAAGACATGCAGCTGTAGAAGATGGCAACTCACTGGAATACCATGTTCTCATGGTATAAGTTGCATGGAGGATAGAGACATTAACCCTGAGTTGTTAGTCCACGAGTGTTACAACAAGACcacttatttaaaaatatatggtTATGTTGTAAATCCATTAAATGGCCCTGAGGCTTGGAGAAAAACAAGTCTTGACCCCCCACGAGCTCCTCCATTTAGAACACTACCTGGAAGACCAAAGAAGCTAAGAACAATGGAGTCAGGTGAAGTTGAAGTTCCAGGAGGTAGAACTGTAAAGATGAGGAGGGTACAAGAGGTTAAAACATGTAGCATTTGTGGTAAACAAAACCATAACAAGAAGGGATGCCCCAAGAGAGAACAACAACCACCAATTGAAAGCAAATCAATTACAActataaagaagaagaaggaaaataaaaaagataag ATGAGAAGAGATATTGGAATCAAGGTTCTTGACAAACATACTGGAACAAGCAAAGAAAAGGGGGAAGGCAATGAAAAGGAAAAAAACAAAGAGAATGTCATATAG
- the LOC133804875 gene encoding pectinesterase inhibitor encodes MDTRKVLSLFLTLVLFFILYSTLPTSSSSSHSQLVRNICKETINYTKCIETLEADPRTKSPKNLNAFAEDSIRLAMENANESLHFIEHMVKNKTSGISRSTRAVLKQCVKSYKAVVASFKSALEELSEDAMTANYDVKVAVDFINDCGNEMSSKQIRVPSMPERNEQVRLFSSIGDVITTKLIIEFSFLSGS; translated from the coding sequence ATGGATACTCGAAAAGTTTTATCACTATTTTTAACCCTTGTCTTATTTTTCATTCTCTATTCTACTTTaccaacatcatcatcatcatcccatTCTCAGCTAGTTAGAAACATATGCAAAGAAACCATAAACTACACCAAATGCATTGAAACTCTCGAAGCCGATCCCCGCACCAAATCACCAAAGAATCTCAACGCTTTTGCGGAAGACTCCATTCGTTTAGCGATGGAGAACGCGAATGAGAGCTTACATTTCATCGAACACATGGTGAAGAATAAGACGAGTGGGATTAGTAGGAGTACAAGAGCAGTGCTCAAACAATGTGTTAAGTCATACAAAGCAGTGGTTGCATCGTTCAAAAGTGCGCTGGAGGAGCTTTCCGAAGATGCTATGACGGCAAACTACGACGTTAAAGTGGCCGTTGATTTCATCAATGACTGCGGAAACGAGATGAGCTCGAAGCAAATTCGAGTTCCGTCAATGCCTGAAAGAAACGAGCAAGTTAGATTGTTTAGTAGCATTGGAGATGTAATTACCACTAAACTAATTATTGAGTTCTCATTTCTATCCGGTTCTTAG